In Chryseobacterium oryzae, the genomic stretch GATATAAGTTTTGTAACCATTACTGTTCTTAAAAAACTGAAAAAAAGCTGCCAAAAAATGACAGCTTAATAATAATTATGCGAAAGGCAAAAGGAGTTCTTTAATACGCTTCATTGCTTCTTTTAAATCTTCTTCTGAAGCTGCATAAGAAAATCTTATGCATTCCGGACTTCCGAAAGAAACGCCTCCAACACAACCAACATGTGCATTTTCTAAAATAAACATGGCGAAATCATCTGCATTTTTTATTTCGTTTCCGTTAAGGTTTTTTCCGATGTAAAAAGAAATATCCGGAAAGAAATAGAATGCCGCTTTTGGTAAAAGAACCTTGAAACCAGGGATTTCTTTAATTAAATCATACATTAAATCTCTACGCTTTTTAAAAGCATCAATCATATAATGATATTCTTTAGGATCTGTTTTTAAGGCTGTTATAGAGGCTCTTTGGGCTACTGTATTGGCTCCGCTTGTCATTTGTCCCTGAATTTTTTCGCATGCTTTTGCAAGCCATTCCGGACAGGCAGAATACCCAATTCTCCAACCCGTCATGGCAAAAGCTTTAGACATTCCGTTGATGACTGCAGTTTGCTCATAAATTTCCGGAAACTGTGCAATAGATGTTGTTTTTGTTTCGTAGTTGATGTACTCGTATATTTCATCAGAAATAACTGTTACCTGAGGATATTTAGCAATAACTTTTGCCAGCGATTTAAGTTCATCATACGTATAATATCCACCTGAAGGATTGCATGGCGAACTGAAAAGTACTGCTTTTGTTTTTTCATTTATAGCTTCGTCTAGTTGCTCTGCTGTAATTTTAAAATCAGTTACGTACGATGTTGGAAGCATTACGGATGTTCCGCCCATCATTTTTACCATTTCATCATAGCTTACCCAAAAAGGAGTTGGTAAAATTACCTCGTCTCCATCGTTGATGATGGATGCCAAAACATTAATAATTGCCTGTTTTGCTCCATTGGATACACAAATTTGTGTAGGCTTATAATCTAAATTATTATCTCTTTTTAATTTTTCGGTAATAGCCTGTCGAAGTTCAAGAAAACCGGGAACAGGAGAGTAGTGGCTGTAATTTTCATTAATTGCATCAAAAGCTGCCTGTTTAATATTATCGGGAACATCGAAATCTGGTTCGCCTAATGTTAAACTTATTACGTC encodes the following:
- a CDS encoding pyridoxal phosphate-dependent aminotransferase produces the protein MDQLSDRVKRLGYSQTFVMSNKARKMKASGIDVISLTLGEPDFDVPDNIKQAAFDAINENYSHYSPVPGFLELRQAITEKLKRDNNLDYKPTQICVSNGAKQAIINVLASIINDGDEVILPTPFWVSYDEMVKMMGGTSVMLPTSYVTDFKITAEQLDEAINEKTKAVLFSSPCNPSGGYYTYDELKSLAKVIAKYPQVTVISDEIYEYINYETKTTSIAQFPEIYEQTAVINGMSKAFAMTGWRIGYSACPEWLAKACEKIQGQMTSGANTVAQRASITALKTDPKEYHYMIDAFKKRRDLMYDLIKEIPGFKVLLPKAAFYFFPDISFYIGKNLNGNEIKNADDFAMFILENAHVGCVGGVSFGSPECIRFSYAASEEDLKEAMKRIKELLLPFA